The stretch of DNA TTATGCGCTCCGAGTTTTGTGTCATTTCCAATCCCGATACAGAAACACCTCCGGCGTTTGCCGCTTTACCCGGTGCATAGAGTAGTTTCGCTTGTTGGAATACTTCTATAGCCTCAGGTGTAGATGGCATATTAGCTCCTTCCGATATTGCGATAACACCATTTGCCACCAGTTTCTTAGCATCCTCTCCGTTTATTTCATTCTGTGTTGCCGATGGTAATGCGATATCGCCTTTTTCTCCCCAAGGGCGTGCATTCGGAACATACTTGCAACCGTATGTTTCTGCATATTCGCTGATACGGCCTCTGTAAAGCTCTTTCAACTCTTTTACATACTCCAGTTTTTCGGTTGTTATTCCTTCCGGATCGTAGATGTACCCGTTAGAGTCTGATAATGTAACAGGTATTGCTCCCAGCTCTATCAGTTTTTCGCAAGTATATTGCGCTACATTTCCTGAACCTGAAACAAGACATTTTTTACCTTTTATGTCAATGTTTTTTGTTTTCAACATTTCGAGCAGGAAATATACATTTCCGTAACCTGTAGCCTCGGGGCGAATGAGCGAACCACCGAATGTAAGCCCTTTACCTGTGAATGTTCCTGTAAATTCACGAGCCAATTTGCGGTACATTCCGAAGAAATAACCTACTTCGCGACCACCTACGCCTATATCTCCTGCCGGAACGTCTGTGTCGGGGCCAATGTTGCGCCAAAGTTCGAGCATAAAAGCCTGACAGAAGCGCATGATTTCTGCGGTAGATTTCCCTTTGGGACTAAAGTCTGAACCTCCCTTTGCTCCTCCCATCGGAAGCGTAGTGAGCGAGTTTTTAAACGTTTGCTCAAAAGCAAGGAACTTCAATATAGACGGATTTACAGAGGCGTGTAAGCGTAAGCCGCCTTTGTATGGGCCTATGGCATTGCAATGTTGTATGCGGTATCCCATGTTGGTATGCGTGTTGCCTTTGTCGTCAACCCACGTTACACGGAAAGAAAAGATACGATCAGGAATGCATAGTCTTTCTATTAAGTTTGCCTTCTCAAATTCAGGGTGTTGATTGTAAATCTCCTCAATGGATTCTAATACTTCCTGAACAGCCTGAAGATACTCAGGTTCGTTCGGAAATCTGCGTTTTAAGTCTTGTAATACTAATTCTACCTTCATTATAAAAAATGGATTTTGATTTATGGATGCCACAAATATATGAAAAAAATGTCTATTTGTTAAAAAATATAACATAAACGTGACAGTTTTTCAAAATAGAAGGATTGAGATAAATAAATTTACCTCATATAATACCGTCTCGAATGTTTTTAATATTGTTTTTTTCTTATTTTTGTGATGAATAATAAATAAGAATATAAAACAATGACATACTTGATCACAGGCGGAGCTGGATTTATAGGCTCGAATTTTGTGAAACGCATGTTGGCGACACATCCCGAAGCAAAACTCGTTATATTTGATGCACTTACATACGCCGGAAATCTTGGAACTCTGGCTGAGGAGCTGAAAGATTCCCGCGTAACATTCGTAAAGGGAGATATCTGTGATAAAAATATTACAGAGAAAGTTTTTTCGGATCATCAGATAGACTTTGTTGTCAACTTTGCGGCAGAGAGTCATGTGGATAGAAGTATCGAGAATCCTCAATTATTTTTACAGGTGAATATTCTTGGTACTCAGAATTTGTTGGATACAGCAAGAAAGTTTTGGACTATAGGCAAAGATGAAAATAATTATCCGATTTGGCGCGAAGGGGTGAAATTTTTGCAGGTATCTACAGATGAAGTATACGGATCGTTAGGCGAAGAAGGTTACTTTACAGAAGAAACGCCTTTAGATCCGCGTTCTCCTTATAGTGCAGCAAAAACAGGTGGCGACCTGATTGTAAAAGCTTATGGCGAAACTTATAAGATGCCGATTAATATAACCCGCTGTTCGAATAATTACGGGCCATTCCATTTTCCTGAAAAGCTTATTCCTCTGATTATACGCAATATTCTGGCAGGACAGCAACTTCCGGTATATGGTGATGGTAGCAATGTGCGAGATTGGTTATACGTGGACGACCATTGTAAGGCTATCGATATTGTTCTGCACAAAGGACGTGTAGGCGAAGTGTACAATATAGGAGGGCATAACGAACGAAAAAATATCGAGATCGTTAAACTGGTAATAAAAACAATACACGATATTATGGAGAAGGAGCCTAAGTATTGTGACGTATTGAAGAAAAAAGACGTGGCTGCTGATGGAAGTATCGATATAAGTTGGATCAACGACAATCTCATCTCTTTTGTGAAAGACCGTCAGGGACATGACCAACGTTATGCTATTGATCCGGCTAAAATATCGAACGAACTGGGATGGTTGCCTGAGACGACCTTCGATAATGGTATTGTGAAAACAATATATTGGTATCTCGACAATCAAACTTGGGTTGAAGAAGTTACTTCGGGCGACTATATGAAGTATTACGAACAAATGTACGGAAACAGATAAATATATTTCTGATTAATTATTTATGGAGCGCCTAAAATCTATATTGGCAGATAAAGTGCTTGACCTATCCTCAGGAAACGGGGAAGAAGTGAAGGCAAAAATAGAAAAGATACAACACTTTCGTGATTTCGCGAATGCTTTGAAGTCTTTTATGATCAAATATCCGGCTATAGAAGACGAGTTGATATCTATGGTTGAGAGCGGAGACTTTGACACAAAAGTGGCTTCATCACGTGTAGATACAATTATCCGTCTTGCTGATACCGAAAGGGCGCAAGCCGGTAAGTTTACACCTCAGATTGTTGAGCCGACTAGTGCAGAAAATCAATTACCGTTGGATGAAAACGAAGAGTCGGCGGTAGAAGATAGCTATATCAATCCTGATGATATTCCGATGGAGATATACGAGGGTGAAGAAGAAACGTTGGTTCAGACTGAAGATGTAGACTTTGAGGAGATCGAGTCTATTTCGGAAGAAGTTGAAAAAGGTTACGTTCCTTTTGAAGATGTGAAAAGCGAAGAGCATGTTGATATAGACGGAAGTCGTGAAAGCGAAGAGGACGACATCCTCGATATAAGCGAAGAGGAAAAGGCCGCAAAAAGAAAGCAGACAATCTGCAGAGTTTTGCAAATAGTCGGTATTATTCTTGCTGTAATAGCTTTAATATTTATCATCAAATTCATCATGACCCATTGGCAGACAGTTCTCATTGTTCTTGGAATTGTTGTCGCACTGGGTATATTAATTTTCTGGCTGAAGCGAAAGCGTTGATACCGGATTTATGTAGAATCAATAATTCCTGAAATGGACTATTATAGGCAAACCCAATTAAAAGATTACAATTCATTAAAAACAGAAGCTCAAGCAAAGATTTTTTGCAAGCCCACTACAATCGAAGAGCTTCGCAAGTGTTTATCTGATTACCCGGACGAAAAAAAGCTAATAATAGGTGGCGGTTGCAACCTGTTTTTTACCAAAGACTTTGATGGACTGGTGATTTATCCTCATATCAAAGGGCTTCGTGAAATATCAGACGATGATGACGAAGACGATGATGTGTTTCTGGAAGTCAATGCTTCCGAAAACTGGGATGAACTCGTCGCTTATTGTGTTGAACGTGGTTTCGTAGGGCTCGAAAATCTTTCGCTGATTCCCGGTACAGTAGGTGCAGCACCTATACAAAACATAGGCGCTTATGGGGCTGAAGTAAAAGATGTGATACGAGAAGTTGTTGCAATAGATATGGAGACAGGGAAGATTGTTTCGTTTTCGAACGCGGAATGTGAGTTCGGATATCGTGACAGTATCTTCAAAAGGACAAATAAATATTTGATAGTATCCGTTGTTATCCACCTGAAACGTTCTTTCGTGTACACCCCCAAATATGCAGACCTGAATAAAGAACTGGAGGAAATAGAAGAACCTACAGTTGAGGATGTACGCAATGCTGTTATACGTGTTCGTCAAAGAAAATTGCCGGATGAAAGGGTACTGCCAAATGCCGGAAGTTTCTTTAAGAATCCGTATATAACAAAAGAAGCTGCAGATAAGATTCTATTGGAATATCCGACTCTGCCTGTTTTTCCATATAAAGATGGGTTGGTAAAAACATCTGCCGCATTTCTTATTGACAAAGCAGGATATAAAGGAAAAAGAATAGGCGACGTGGGAACATATCCTAATCAGCCGCTTATTATAGTCAATTATGGCACAACCGATGGAAACGACATCGTCAGTTTTATGAAAGAAGTGCAGGGGGCAGTGAACGATAAATTTGGTATCGAGCTTGAACCCGAAGTTAGAATTTATTAAAAAATTATATTAGCTAAAAACATGGCATCATTTATAATAGAGGGAGGTTGTCGCTTGAGTGGAGAAATTATTCCACAAGGAGCAAAGAATGAAGCGTTACAGGTTATTTGTGCGACATTACTTACCGCAGAGGAAGTTATTATAGAAAATATTCCGGATATTCTGGATGTAAACAACCTGATACGTCTATTGAGCGACATGGGTGTCGAAACCAAAAGGGTGGCAGAAGATACCTGGTCATTCAAGGCCGAAAATGTAAATATAGACTATTTGCAAACACCGGAGTTCTTGAAGAGAAGTGCCTCTTTGCGTGGCTCGGTGATGATCATAGGGCCTCTTGTAGCTCGTTTTGGCAGGGCTATTCTGCCTAAGCCTGGAGGAGATAAAATTGGTCGTCGTCGTCTCGATACTCACTTTGTGGGGATACAAAAACTAGGAGCTGAATTTAATTACAACGACGCAGAGCAGATATATAATATATCAGCCGAAAAGCTGAAAGGTACATATATGCTTCTCGATGAGGCATCTGTTACCGGTACAGCCAATATTGTTATGGCAGCGGTATTAGCCGAAGGCGAAACTACAATCTATAATGCAGCCTGCGAACCATATATACAACAACTTTGCCGTTTGCTTACCAAGATGGGAGCCAAGATAGATGGGCAGGGATCTAACCTATTGCGTATCGAAGGTGTAACTTCTTTGGGTGCTGCAAAGCATCGTATATTGCCCGATATGATCGAGATCGGTAGTTTTATAGGTATGGCAGCTATCACAGGATCGGAAGTTACAATAAAAGATGTAGCCTACGATGATTTGGGTATCATCCCCGATACATTCAGCCGTTTGGGTATCCAATTGGAGCGCAGAGGAGATGATATATATATTCCTGCACAGAAAGAATATACTATAGATACATTTATCGACGGGTCGATTCTTACTATTGCCGATGCTCCATGGCCGGGGTTGACTCCCGACCTAATCAGTGTGCTACTTGTGGTGGCTACTCAGGCTAAGGGGAGTGTGTTGATACATCAGAAAATGTTTGAGAGCCGTTTGTTCTTTGTGGATAAACTTATCGATATGGGAGCACAGATCATACTATGCGATCCGCACCGTGCAACGGTAATTGGTACAGGAAAACGTCCTATGCGTGCCACAACGATGACTTCACCGGACATCCGTGCCGGTATAGCTTTGCTTATTGCCGCTATGTGTGCCGATGGAAAAAGTACGATACACAATATAGAGCAGATAGACCGTGGATATCAGAATATCGACGTGCGTCTTAATCAGCTGGGTGCTAATATTATGAGATTGGACTAGAATTGATATTAACTTTAAATAATTGATACCTAACTAAACAAGTACACATTCTTTTGTTTCTGAAGGATGGGAAGTGTCTTAATTTTTTTTACACTATGACAGAAAATGAAAAGTATCTCTATGATCATTTCCTTATTAGTATAAAATCAGGATTTGAATCTTTAGAAGATATTATTACAGAGGCTATTGAAGCTGTAGAAGATGAAGGCTGGGAAAGCGAAATCTCTG from Dysgonomonas mossii encodes:
- a CDS encoding DUF3784 domain-containing protein, coding for MERLKSILADKVLDLSSGNGEEVKAKIEKIQHFRDFANALKSFMIKYPAIEDELISMVESGDFDTKVASSRVDTIIRLADTERAQAGKFTPQIVEPTSAENQLPLDENEESAVEDSYINPDDIPMEIYEGEEETLVQTEDVDFEEIESISEEVEKGYVPFEDVKSEEHVDIDGSRESEEDDILDISEEEKAAKRKQTICRVLQIVGIILAVIALIFIIKFIMTHWQTVLIVLGIVVALGILIFWLKRKR
- the murB gene encoding UDP-N-acetylmuramate dehydrogenase codes for the protein MDYYRQTQLKDYNSLKTEAQAKIFCKPTTIEELRKCLSDYPDEKKLIIGGGCNLFFTKDFDGLVIYPHIKGLREISDDDDEDDDVFLEVNASENWDELVAYCVERGFVGLENLSLIPGTVGAAPIQNIGAYGAEVKDVIREVVAIDMETGKIVSFSNAECEFGYRDSIFKRTNKYLIVSVVIHLKRSFVYTPKYADLNKELEEIEEPTVEDVRNAVIRVRQRKLPDERVLPNAGSFFKNPYITKEAADKILLEYPTLPVFPYKDGLVKTSAAFLIDKAGYKGKRIGDVGTYPNQPLIIVNYGTTDGNDIVSFMKEVQGAVNDKFGIELEPEVRIY
- a CDS encoding NADP-specific glutamate dehydrogenase translates to MKVELVLQDLKRRFPNEPEYLQAVQEVLESIEEIYNQHPEFEKANLIERLCIPDRIFSFRVTWVDDKGNTHTNMGYRIQHCNAIGPYKGGLRLHASVNPSILKFLAFEQTFKNSLTTLPMGGAKGGSDFSPKGKSTAEIMRFCQAFMLELWRNIGPDTDVPAGDIGVGGREVGYFFGMYRKLAREFTGTFTGKGLTFGGSLIRPEATGYGNVYFLLEMLKTKNIDIKGKKCLVSGSGNVAQYTCEKLIELGAIPVTLSDSNGYIYDPEGITTEKLEYVKELKELYRGRISEYAETYGCKYVPNARPWGEKGDIALPSATQNEINGEDAKKLVANGVIAISEGANMPSTPEAIEVFQQAKLLYAPGKAANAGGVSVSGLEMTQNSERISWSAEEVDKKLKWIMQNIHENCVKYGTEKDGYVNYVKGANIAGFMKVAKAVMAQGIV
- the murA gene encoding UDP-N-acetylglucosamine 1-carboxyvinyltransferase, which encodes MASFIIEGGCRLSGEIIPQGAKNEALQVICATLLTAEEVIIENIPDILDVNNLIRLLSDMGVETKRVAEDTWSFKAENVNIDYLQTPEFLKRSASLRGSVMIIGPLVARFGRAILPKPGGDKIGRRRLDTHFVGIQKLGAEFNYNDAEQIYNISAEKLKGTYMLLDEASVTGTANIVMAAVLAEGETTIYNAACEPYIQQLCRLLTKMGAKIDGQGSNLLRIEGVTSLGAAKHRILPDMIEIGSFIGMAAITGSEVTIKDVAYDDLGIIPDTFSRLGIQLERRGDDIYIPAQKEYTIDTFIDGSILTIADAPWPGLTPDLISVLLVVATQAKGSVLIHQKMFESRLFFVDKLIDMGAQIILCDPHRATVIGTGKRPMRATTMTSPDIRAGIALLIAAMCADGKSTIHNIEQIDRGYQNIDVRLNQLGANIMRLD
- the rfbB gene encoding dTDP-glucose 4,6-dehydratase, whose protein sequence is MTYLITGGAGFIGSNFVKRMLATHPEAKLVIFDALTYAGNLGTLAEELKDSRVTFVKGDICDKNITEKVFSDHQIDFVVNFAAESHVDRSIENPQLFLQVNILGTQNLLDTARKFWTIGKDENNYPIWREGVKFLQVSTDEVYGSLGEEGYFTEETPLDPRSPYSAAKTGGDLIVKAYGETYKMPINITRCSNNYGPFHFPEKLIPLIIRNILAGQQLPVYGDGSNVRDWLYVDDHCKAIDIVLHKGRVGEVYNIGGHNERKNIEIVKLVIKTIHDIMEKEPKYCDVLKKKDVAADGSIDISWINDNLISFVKDRQGHDQRYAIDPAKISNELGWLPETTFDNGIVKTIYWYLDNQTWVEEVTSGDYMKYYEQMYGNR